In Euzebya sp., a genomic segment contains:
- a CDS encoding NADH-quinone oxidoreductase subunit I: MGLTDQGLHPEIYDDYRIETVDPSWLQERVKPKRHIGLTPELCILCRACEDVCPWECIWMLAPDIITDAENPEVLTLAQSASATFIIDDNECTRCAICVERCPSDALWLGRVQS, encoded by the coding sequence ATGGGCCTGACCGACCAGGGTCTCCACCCGGAGATCTACGACGACTACCGGATCGAGACCGTCGATCCCTCCTGGCTGCAGGAGCGGGTCAAGCCGAAGCGCCACATCGGGCTGACCCCAGAGCTGTGCATCCTGTGCCGCGCCTGCGAGGACGTGTGCCCGTGGGAGTGCATCTGGATGCTCGCGCCGGACATCATCACCGACGCCGAGAACCCCGAGGTGCTGACCCTCGCGCAGTCCGCCTCCGCGACCTTCATCATCGACGACAACGAGTGCACGCGCTGCGCGATCTGCGTGGAGCGGTGCCCCTCCGACGCCCTGTGGCTGGGCCGCGTCCAGAGCTGA
- the extP gene encoding selenite/tellurite reduction operon b-type cytochrome ExtP, protein MPSPPKPDELKKAVQDNVVWKSIFRPGSIYRKGYRDTSRDRALAAMNNVLYHLHPVKVKRHGLKLTYTYCLGGLSFFLFILLTITGIFLMFFYRPAAGAGQELAYADMQRIISGVQFGDLVRNMHRWAAHLMVLTVFLHMARVFYHGAYKPPREFNWVVGVVLLLLTLLLAFTGYLLPWDQLAIWAVAVGTQMAGFTPVFGQQVQFVLLGGVEIGPETLLRWYVLHVLALPFVTTLFLAVHFWRIRKDGGISGPL, encoded by the coding sequence ATCCCCTCCCCGCCGAAGCCTGACGAGCTGAAGAAGGCCGTCCAGGACAACGTGGTCTGGAAGTCGATCTTCCGGCCGGGGTCCATCTACCGGAAGGGCTACCGCGACACGTCGCGGGACCGCGCCCTCGCGGCCATGAACAACGTGCTGTACCACCTCCACCCGGTGAAGGTGAAGCGGCACGGCCTGAAGCTGACCTACACCTACTGCCTGGGCGGCCTCAGCTTCTTCCTGTTCATCCTGCTGACGATCACCGGCATCTTCTTGATGTTCTTCTACCGGCCGGCGGCGGGTGCGGGGCAGGAGCTCGCCTACGCCGACATGCAGCGGATCATCTCCGGGGTGCAGTTCGGCGACCTCGTCCGCAACATGCACCGGTGGGCCGCGCACCTGATGGTGCTGACCGTGTTCCTCCACATGGCGCGGGTCTTCTACCACGGCGCCTACAAGCCGCCGCGCGAGTTCAACTGGGTCGTCGGCGTCGTGCTGCTGCTCCTCACCCTGCTGCTGGCCTTCACCGGCTACCTGCTCCCGTGGGACCAGCTCGCGATCTGGGCCGTGGCCGTCGGCACGCAGATGGCCGGGTTCACACCGGTGTTCGGCCAACAGGTGCAGTTCGTGCTGCTCGGCGGCGTCGAGATCGGACCCGAGACGCTGCTGCGCTGGTACGTGCTGCACGTCCTCGCCCTGCCGTTCGTCACCACCCTGTTCCTGGCCGTCCACTTCTGGCGGATCCGCAAGGACGGTGGGATCTCCGGGCCGCTGTAG